A stretch of Clostridium sp. BJN0001 DNA encodes these proteins:
- a CDS encoding ribose-phosphate pyrophosphokinase: MAELNHELGIIALESCRQLGNDIDKFIQTKRNKDESFLIPVNEIRFANGEGKIKISESIRGKDIYILCDVGNYNCTYNMFGFENHMGPDEHFQDIKRTVSAIRGKAASITVIMPLLYESRQHRRKGRESLDCALALQDLQRLGVDEIFTFDAHDPNVQNAIPLLSFENLYPTYDIVKSLISNEKTLELDKEKLLVISPDTGAMDRAIYYASVLGVDVGLFYKRRDRSTVINGKNPIVQHEYVGRDVEGKDVLIVDDMIASGESALDVAKELKKRKAKNVYIAATFGFFTEGIEKFNQNYRDGIIKRIYCTDLTYIPEELKTTEWFKAVDMSEFVARIINRLNHGKSIAKYLDATRIIHTLLHK, translated from the coding sequence ATGGCTGAATTAAATCATGAACTTGGAATAATAGCATTGGAAAGCTGCAGACAGCTTGGAAATGATATAGATAAGTTTATACAGACTAAGAGAAATAAAGATGAATCTTTTCTTATTCCTGTTAATGAAATAAGATTTGCAAATGGTGAAGGAAAAATTAAAATTTCTGAATCTATAAGAGGCAAAGACATTTATATATTATGTGATGTAGGTAACTATAATTGTACATATAACATGTTTGGCTTTGAAAATCATATGGGACCTGATGAACATTTTCAGGATATAAAAAGAACTGTTTCTGCAATAAGGGGAAAGGCTGCAAGTATTACTGTAATTATGCCTTTACTTTATGAATCAAGACAGCATAGAAGAAAAGGAAGAGAATCTCTTGACTGTGCTTTAGCACTCCAAGACCTTCAAAGACTTGGCGTTGATGAAATATTTACATTTGACGCTCATGATCCTAATGTACAAAATGCAATACCATTATTGTCTTTTGAAAACCTATATCCTACATATGATATAGTAAAGTCACTTATATCAAATGAAAAAACATTAGAACTTGACAAAGAAAAATTATTAGTTATAAGTCCAGATACAGGTGCTATGGATAGAGCTATTTATTATGCAAGTGTTCTTGGAGTTGATGTTGGTTTATTCTATAAGAGAAGAGACCGTTCAACAGTTATAAATGGAAAGAATCCTATAGTTCAACATGAATATGTTGGTAGAGATGTAGAAGGAAAAGATGTTTTAATCGTTGATGATATGATAGCATCAGGAGAATCAGCTCTTGATGTCGCAAAAGAACTTAAAAAGAGAAAAGCAAAAAATGTATATATAGCAGCAACATTTGGTTTCTTTACTGAAGGAATAGAAAAATTCAATCAAAATTATAGAGATGGAATAATAAAGAGAATCTACTGTACAGATTTAACTTATATTCCAGAAGAACTAAAAACAACTGAATGGTTTAAAGCTGTTGATATGTCAGAATTTGTAGCAAGAATAATCAATAGATTAAATCACGGTAAATCTATAGCAAAATATTTAGATGCAACAAGAATTATTCATACATTATTACATAAATAA
- a CDS encoding TerC/Alx family metal homeostasis membrane protein, whose amino-acid sequence MKTKKSLINLVFWISLSLLFNIFIYYLKGYDSAIDYLGGYIIEMSLSIDNLFLFLMVFSEFHIDEKYQERVLLYGVFGAMILRFIFIILGIRIINAFSFMLSIFGIVIIMSGLKMFLGIEKNENFHNKHIVKIIEKFIPITDRIYGHKFFIKKNNIIYGTPLLLSLLVIEFSDIIFALDSIPAIFSITTDTFIVYFSNIFAILVLRSMYYILAKMNSMFKFMKYGVGFILIFTGIKLVLSDFSYKISSSISILFIVSILLFFILLSLLIKEKGH is encoded by the coding sequence ATGAAAACTAAAAAAAGTTTAATCAATTTAGTATTTTGGATTTCACTTTCTTTACTATTTAATATATTTATATACTATTTAAAGGGATATGATTCTGCAATAGATTATTTAGGAGGATACATAATTGAAATGTCTCTTAGTATCGATAATCTATTTCTTTTTTTAATGGTTTTTTCAGAATTTCATATAGATGAAAAATATCAAGAGAGAGTACTTCTTTATGGGGTATTTGGTGCTATGATATTGAGATTTATTTTTATAATATTAGGAATTAGAATAATAAATGCATTTTCATTTATGCTTTCAATTTTTGGAATAGTAATTATAATGAGCGGATTAAAAATGTTTTTAGGAATTGAAAAAAACGAGAATTTTCATAATAAACATATTGTTAAAATTATAGAGAAATTTATACCTATAACAGATCGAATTTATGGCCATAAATTTTTTATAAAAAAGAATAATATTATATATGGTACACCTCTTTTGCTTTCACTTTTAGTTATCGAATTTTCAGATATAATTTTTGCACTTGATTCAATTCCAGCTATATTTTCTATTACTACTGATACATTTATTGTGTATTTTTCAAATATATTTGCTATACTTGTTCTTAGAAGTATGTATTATATTTTAGCTAAGATGAATAGCATGTTTAAATTTATGAAATATGGTGTTGGATTTATTCTTATTTTTACAGGAATAAAACTAGTACTTTCAGATTTTAGCTATAAAATATCATCGTCAATTTCAATTTTATTTATTGTATCTATATTATTATTTTTTATTTTACTTTCATTACTAATAAAAGAAAAGGGACACTAA
- a CDS encoding DMT family transporter, whose amino-acid sequence MIFSSFGFAMMATFIKLSGDLPSFEKSFYRNFIAILIAGFMLIKNKQSFLGKLENQKLLLLRSTLGTCGIFLNFYAIDRLVLSDANMLNKLSPFFTILLSTIILKEKMTKKQATVVTTSLIFAFLGSLFVIKPKFAFEALPSLSGALGGFCAGAAYTCVRKLSGKEKPNTIVFYFSLFSCLASLPLMMISYKHITLIQFIYLIMAGVFASVGQFGITNAYKFAKANQISIFDYTNIVFSAIISIVLFGVIPDVYSFIGYIIIFLSSFYMFMFNKKMDQCTDTK is encoded by the coding sequence ATGATATTTTCTTCATTTGGATTTGCAATGATGGCAACATTTATTAAATTATCAGGTGATCTTCCATCATTTGAAAAGAGTTTTTATAGAAATTTTATTGCAATTTTAATTGCAGGATTTATGCTTATAAAAAATAAACAAAGTTTTTTAGGAAAACTTGAAAACCAGAAATTATTATTACTAAGATCAACACTTGGTACATGTGGAATCTTTTTAAATTTTTATGCAATCGATAGGCTTGTCTTATCTGATGCAAATATGTTAAATAAGCTTAGCCCATTTTTTACGATTCTTTTATCAACTATAATTTTAAAAGAAAAAATGACTAAAAAACAGGCAACTGTTGTGACAACATCACTTATATTTGCATTTTTAGGTTCTCTTTTTGTAATCAAACCGAAATTTGCATTTGAAGCTTTACCATCATTATCTGGAGCACTTGGAGGATTTTGTGCAGGTGCTGCTTATACATGTGTAAGGAAACTTTCAGGTAAAGAGAAACCAAATACGATAGTATTCTATTTTTCTCTATTTTCATGCCTTGCATCATTACCTCTTATGATGATTTCTTATAAACATATAACACTTATACAGTTTATATATCTTATCATGGCAGGTGTATTTGCAAGTGTAGGACAATTTGGTATAACTAATGCATACAAGTTTGCAAAAGCAAATCAGATATCTATTTTTGATTATACTAATATAGTATTTTCAGCAATAATAAGTATAGTTTTATTTGGAGTAATTCCTGATGTATATAGTTTTATAGGATACATTATAATTTTTCTTTCATCTTTTTATATGTTTATGTTTAATAAAAAGATGGATCAATGTACAGATACTAAATAA
- a CDS encoding helicase C-terminal domain-containing protein: protein MYKIESVIDNVIFLDIVTASGNNGISYIIALSLIKIKNKRLYKKSFYIKPQRKINTALLEDNVIIDKNLLYIGKNINEIRDEFITFLEDLPVICDSEKKYLMIKTIFHNLKNVFMNSFELAGILEPYHESFTKDYLLKNLTNKEFSTISIENLPLKNFYIVNSLLVRQYDRENREKDDLFNVIKNDYKNLLSWSWIKYIKMPLFFDFSKYDYVSFSDKIKKNIHKKNIKIDYKKCEMLLKNKEIFDNGTEFSYKYRPYQEEISRKIRENIQQNEKIFIEAPTGSGKTFAYVLVLVILSYINKLRNKRADASFIISTNTKELQNQLIKKDIPDIIDTLNLRNLVTFGSIKGKNNYICIDRINSCEKFDKSYESSLSEIYIRRFIKGGKFGDIDDINFSMYRKFNVSYYINDIVCDSDYCDTSLCKKECYFKNKCLNLSDENITVINHSLLACWPYKEKKKISHLIIDEAHNLLDKCYDFFSEEFSYLEFLKLLENIDKHNPTIIYNLTNLNISYGFRENIDKEKIIRLKNDAKINTELLLNEFKSMKISDGRYNYSFEFFLPPSDIKDNIKILADEIYDIKESIYALYKTIETYFKNIMNEDSDTDDKSAKVVSEYIVKLKKYFDLLDKFLEKNKNFAKIITVDSEYNDFKITNTPLNVGNMFNENILKDVKSTAFISATLKIDNSYKTIKNHLMQQEAKEYTVKPIFNLKDRTKIFALNDAGRYTSSFFIKRISNFIFNIAVKTNGHILVLFTNNYRKEQVLSNLEILSNNTDIEVYTNKKSINALKDPKRKVIILGTKLFFEGIDIPGDALNVVILDKLPNYSPEYPILKAVTTYKNKSYQSFNYPNLCIKMKQIYGRLIRSDLDYGYFIVLDPGINKLTMYNLQNDLNGPDIKNASMASIIKLIDADYKKYKRENLNSIINKIKCKDKEIYDNFNNESKINKLFWKVQKDDKNCYLFKNIDYVLKTTKKL from the coding sequence ATGTACAAAATAGAAAGTGTTATTGATAATGTTATATTTTTAGATATTGTAACTGCTTCTGGTAATAATGGAATATCTTATATTATTGCATTATCATTAATTAAAATAAAAAATAAAAGACTATATAAAAAATCTTTTTATATAAAACCTCAAAGAAAAATAAATACAGCTTTATTAGAAGATAACGTAATAATAGATAAAAATCTTTTATATATAGGTAAGAATATTAATGAAATAAGAGATGAATTTATTACTTTTTTAGAAGACCTGCCTGTAATATGTGATAGTGAAAAAAAATATTTAATGATAAAAACTATATTTCATAATTTAAAAAATGTATTTATGAATAGCTTTGAACTTGCAGGAATACTAGAACCGTATCATGAAAGTTTTACTAAAGACTACCTTTTAAAAAATCTTACAAATAAAGAATTTAGCACTATTTCCATCGAAAATTTACCGCTTAAGAATTTTTATATAGTAAACTCTCTTCTTGTAAGACAGTATGACAGAGAAAATAGGGAGAAGGATGATCTTTTTAATGTTATAAAAAACGATTATAAAAATCTTTTATCATGGTCATGGATAAAATATATAAAAATGCCTTTATTCTTTGATTTTTCAAAATATGATTATGTCTCTTTTTCTGATAAAATAAAAAAGAATATTCATAAAAAGAATATAAAAATAGATTATAAAAAGTGTGAAATGTTATTAAAAAATAAAGAGATTTTTGATAACGGAACAGAATTTTCATATAAATATAGACCTTATCAAGAAGAAATTTCAAGAAAAATCAGAGAAAATATACAGCAAAATGAAAAAATATTTATTGAAGCTCCAACTGGAAGTGGTAAAACTTTTGCATATGTTCTTGTTCTTGTAATTTTATCGTATATAAATAAGTTAAGAAATAAGAGAGCAGATGCAAGTTTCATTATTTCAACAAATACAAAAGAACTTCAAAATCAACTTATAAAGAAAGACATACCAGATATAATAGACACATTAAATTTAAGAAACTTAGTAACATTTGGATCTATTAAAGGTAAGAATAATTATATTTGTATTGATAGAATAAATTCATGCGAAAAATTTGATAAATCATATGAATCATCATTATCAGAAATTTATATAAGAAGATTTATAAAAGGTGGAAAATTTGGAGATATTGATGATATTAATTTTTCAATGTATAGAAAATTTAATGTTTCTTATTACATAAATGATATAGTCTGTGATTCAGACTACTGTGATACTTCATTATGCAAGAAAGAATGCTATTTTAAAAACAAATGTTTAAACCTTTCTGATGAAAATATAACAGTTATAAATCATTCGCTTCTTGCATGTTGGCCATATAAGGAAAAAAAGAAAATATCTCATCTAATTATAGATGAAGCACATAATTTATTAGATAAATGCTATGATTTTTTTTCAGAAGAATTTAGCTATTTAGAATTTTTAAAACTGCTTGAAAATATTGATAAACATAATCCTACTATTATTTATAATCTTACAAATTTAAATATTTCATATGGATTTCGTGAAAATATTGATAAAGAAAAAATAATACGTTTAAAAAATGATGCTAAAATAAATACTGAACTTCTTTTAAACGAATTTAAATCCATGAAAATTTCAGATGGAAGATATAATTATTCTTTTGAATTTTTTTTGCCGCCTTCTGATATAAAAGATAATATAAAAATATTAGCAGATGAGATTTATGATATAAAAGAAAGTATTTATGCTCTTTATAAAACAATCGAAACTTACTTCAAAAATATAATGAATGAAGATAGTGACACAGATGACAAAAGTGCAAAAGTAGTAAGTGAATATATTGTAAAGTTAAAAAAATATTTTGATTTGCTTGATAAATTCCTAGAAAAAAATAAGAACTTTGCTAAAATTATTACTGTAGATTCTGAATATAATGATTTTAAAATCACAAATACTCCATTAAATGTAGGAAATATGTTTAATGAAAATATACTAAAAGATGTTAAAAGTACAGCATTTATATCTGCAACTTTGAAGATTGATAATTCGTATAAAACAATAAAAAATCATTTAATGCAGCAAGAAGCAAAGGAATATACTGTAAAACCAATATTTAATCTTAAAGACAGGACAAAAATATTTGCTTTAAATGATGCTGGAAGATATACTTCTTCATTTTTTATAAAAAGAATATCAAATTTCATTTTTAATATAGCCGTAAAAACTAATGGACATATTTTAGTTCTGTTTACTAACAATTATAGAAAGGAGCAGGTTCTTTCTAACCTTGAAATATTATCTAATAATACAGATATTGAAGTTTATACAAACAAAAAATCAATTAATGCATTAAAAGATCCAAAAAGAAAAGTTATAATTCTTGGAACAAAATTATTTTTTGAAGGAATTGATATACCTGGAGATGCTTTAAATGTTGTAATTTTAGATAAACTACCAAATTATAGTCCAGAATATCCTATATTAAAAGCAGTTACAACATATAAAAATAAGTCATATCAAAGCTTTAATTATCCAAATTTATGTATCAAAATGAAACAAATTTATGGTAGGCTTATAAGAAGTGATCTTGATTATGGATATTTTATTGTATTAGATCCTGGTATTAATAAACTTACAATGTATAATCTTCAAAATGATTTAAATGGTCCTGACATTAAAAACGCATCTATGGCATCTATTATAAAATTGATAGACGCTGATTATAAAAAATACAAAAGAGAAAATCTTAATTCAATTATAAATAAAATAAAATGTAAAGATAAAGAAATATATGATAATTTTAATAATGAATCAAAAATAAATAAATTATTTTGGAAAGTTCAAAAGGATGATAAAAATTGTTATTTATTTAAAAATATTGATTATGTCTTAAAAACTACTAAAAAGTTATAA
- a CDS encoding CHAP domain-containing protein: MITKKLKKLILFTAILTGTFCFTNENVYAEWIHQDSSWKYTEEGVNITGWKLINGLWYYFYPNNNMAVGWVNDNGTYYYMDESGAMNTGWIKINDKWYYLLGNGSMATGWINDNNASYYLNSSGDMAVGVINIGKMQYEFDESGRLIKSSSKEESSSQIIDSDKDYAYDYINKNGYVATSENPLNVRENADIGSNIVDKLPKNSMVYVLYSKNNFYKVQYNNTKEGFVSKDYITFDKENIVTDDNFSKNTISYEENSYTFNFNIRKTAPYKDNKNYYSNNNIFYQVKLSPPFMNGSKQIIGNCTWYAYGRAMEITGMKQLDAGFTGNAYEWWKANLKSGKYKYGQTPRLGAIAVWNTSLPGSTGHGHVAVVEDIDGDDVYISESAWSGVLFSYKHIYNTEDLFGYIYLDQPNF; this comes from the coding sequence ATGATTACTAAGAAACTTAAGAAGCTAATATTATTTACAGCTATATTAACTGGAACGTTTTGCTTTACTAATGAAAATGTATATGCTGAATGGATTCATCAAGACTCATCATGGAAGTATACAGAAGAAGGAGTTAACATAACTGGCTGGAAACTTATAAATGGACTTTGGTATTATTTCTATCCAAATAATAATATGGCAGTAGGATGGGTAAATGATAATGGAACATATTATTATATGGATGAGTCTGGTGCAATGAATACTGGATGGATTAAAATTAATGATAAATGGTATTATCTTTTAGGAAATGGCAGCATGGCAACTGGCTGGATTAATGATAATAACGCTTCTTACTATTTAAATAGTAGTGGCGATATGGCAGTAGGTGTTATTAATATAGGAAAAATGCAATATGAGTTTGATGAAAGTGGAAGATTAATAAAAAGTTCATCAAAAGAAGAATCATCATCTCAGATAATAGATTCAGACAAAGATTATGCATATGATTATATTAATAAAAACGGATATGTTGCCACATCAGAAAATCCACTTAATGTAAGAGAAAATGCGGATATTGGTTCTAATATAGTAGACAAGCTTCCTAAAAATTCAATGGTTTATGTGCTTTATTCAAAAAATAATTTTTATAAAGTGCAATATAATAATACTAAAGAAGGATTTGTTTCAAAGGATTACATAACTTTTGATAAAGAAAACATAGTAACTGATGATAATTTTTCAAAAAATACTATCTCTTATGAAGAAAATTCATATACATTCAATTTTAATATAAGAAAAACAGCTCCTTATAAAGATAACAAGAACTATTATTCTAATAATAATATTTTTTATCAGGTAAAACTATCACCTCCATTTATGAATGGAAGTAAACAAATTATAGGGAACTGTACTTGGTATGCATATGGACGAGCTATGGAAATTACGGGCATGAAACAACTTGATGCAGGATTTACTGGGAATGCATATGAGTGGTGGAAAGCTAATCTAAAAAGTGGGAAATATAAATATGGACAAACGCCAAGACTTGGTGCTATTGCTGTATGGAATACATCTCTTCCAGGTTCTACAGGTCATGGACATGTTGCTGTAGTTGAAGATATAGATGGCGACGATGTATACATATCAGAATCAGCTTGGTCTGGAGTTCTTTTTTCATATAAACATATATATAATACTGAAGATTTATTCGGATATATATATTTAGATCAGCCAAATTTCTAA
- a CDS encoding nuclease-related domain-containing protein, giving the protein MIECLIVSLLLIFIITSLIKNVYYKIKRNAIGKNGENEVNKIISKNLNRNFYILKDILLNHNEKTSQIDHIIISKKGIFVIETKNYSGKIIANKDKKYWTQFVKGEKHFFFNPILQNEGHIRMLKNILKYKYGRNINIYSVVVFTNRSKVENIDFLDSVIYINQLIKFIKNKKCSRKDMISKDDMNYLKDLILENNIKDKKIRNKHIKYVKEIAGKK; this is encoded by the coding sequence ATGATAGAATGTTTAATAGTAAGTTTATTATTAATTTTTATAATAACTTCTTTAATAAAAAATGTATATTACAAAATAAAAAGGAATGCCATTGGCAAGAATGGCGAAAATGAGGTAAATAAGATTATATCAAAGAATTTAAATAGAAATTTTTATATTCTAAAAGATATATTATTAAATCATAATGAAAAGACTTCACAAATAGATCACATTATTATTTCTAAAAAAGGAATATTTGTTATAGAGACTAAAAATTACTCTGGGAAAATTATAGCGAATAAAGATAAAAAATATTGGACTCAATTTGTAAAAGGGGAAAAGCATTTTTTCTTTAATCCTATATTGCAAAATGAAGGCCATATAAGAATGCTTAAAAATATTTTAAAATATAAATATGGTAGAAATATAAATATATACTCAGTAGTTGTTTTTACAAATAGAAGCAAAGTAGAAAATATTGATTTTTTAGATTCAGTCATATATATAAATCAACTGATTAAATTTATTAAAAATAAAAAATGTTCAAGAAAAGACATGATTTCAAAAGATGACATGAATTATTTGAAAGATCTAATATTAGAAAATAATATTAAAGATAAAAAAATTAGAAATAAACATATTAAATATGTAAAGGAAATAGCAGGAAAGAAATGA
- a CDS encoding 3D domain-containing protein, translating to MSKKKIIIGVLSLFLASALGAILGILKYNNDYNYTFKNNYKILKSEDTNKTNKNAIYSDKDIDITNLQKLDCELTAYCGCYECSKNFGITTALETEAKIGIVAAPVDIPLGTMLYIPSLKYLKEDGIFYIEDRGEAVTIKNNDVHIIDVYLPKHEDTIEFGRKKSDAYIIK from the coding sequence ATGTCTAAAAAGAAAATAATAATTGGAGTTTTGTCTTTATTTCTAGCTTCTGCACTAGGTGCAATACTTGGAATTTTAAAATATAATAATGATTATAATTACACATTTAAAAATAATTATAAAATATTAAAAAGTGAAGATACTAATAAAACAAATAAAAATGCAATATATTCTGATAAAGATATTGATATAACAAATCTTCAGAAACTTGATTGCGAACTTACAGCGTATTGTGGCTGCTATGAATGTTCAAAGAATTTTGGAATAACTACTGCACTTGAAACTGAAGCTAAGATTGGTATAGTTGCAGCTCCTGTAGATATACCTCTTGGTACTATGCTATATATTCCAAGTCTTAAATATTTAAAAGAAGATGGAATATTTTATATTGAAGATAGAGGTGAAGCTGTAACAATCAAGAATAATGATGTACATATAATTGACGTTTATCTTCCAAAACATGAAGATACAATTGAATTTGGAAGAAAAAAAAGTGATGCTTACATAATAAAGTAG
- a CDS encoding transposase, which produces MLKFWTSHKEYIDFLSNSASTLNASLRKRLSSYSDSIKKLTSLNLDPLHSVLEPYYSKTGRPSLNQPEIFRSIILMLDMGETSLTNWVNTLISDDLLAMLIGCSPDSLPPLGSYYDLINRLWLRDTSKDRFDEKELHKYPKSSKPKSKAPGKNKKLPNKHPNVVKKLTDFFLTDKNFSNRYERLLQDIFSLIAIVPSIELGLISIENLTVAGDGTCVHCHSSSLGSKVCSCRENGIYNCNCDRKYSDIDATWGWDSDLNTWFYGHTLYALSTYDPVTKSDLPLLFRYTQAKRHDSISGIVSLAELREVSPELPISNICFDSANDNYPTYELLKEWGINPFIDLNSNRGKAATLPKAISITDKGIPICIGSNEMIYDGFCKSRSRHKWRCPLACGKIDECSHKNQCSPSKYGRVIYTKPDWDLRLFTTVPRGTKKWKETYKTRTCSERINNRILNDYKLHQMQIRGKKRYSFFTMMIGINIHLDARIKL; this is translated from the coding sequence ATGCTAAAATTTTGGACTTCACACAAGGAATATATTGATTTTCTTTCTAATTCCGCATCAACATTAAATGCTTCTTTGCGAAAAAGGCTTAGTTCTTATTCTGATTCGATAAAAAAACTTACTTCTCTTAATCTTGATCCACTACATTCTGTTTTAGAACCTTATTACTCTAAAACTGGTAGACCTTCATTAAATCAACCTGAAATTTTTCGTTCTATCATTCTCATGCTAGATATGGGAGAAACCAGTCTTACAAATTGGGTGAACACTTTAATCTCTGATGATCTTTTAGCAATGCTAATAGGTTGTTCTCCTGATTCACTTCCACCTTTAGGCTCTTACTATGACTTAATTAATCGCCTATGGCTTCGAGATACTTCTAAAGATAGATTTGATGAAAAAGAACTTCATAAATATCCAAAGTCATCAAAACCTAAGTCAAAAGCACCTGGCAAAAATAAAAAATTACCTAACAAACACCCAAATGTGGTTAAAAAACTTACTGACTTTTTTCTTACAGATAAAAATTTTTCTAACCGTTACGAACGTCTTCTTCAAGATATTTTCTCTCTTATTGCTATAGTTCCATCTATTGAGTTAGGGTTAATTTCTATTGAAAACCTTACTGTTGCTGGCGATGGTACTTGCGTTCACTGTCACTCTTCATCACTAGGTTCTAAAGTTTGCAGTTGCCGCGAAAACGGCATTTATAACTGTAACTGTGATAGAAAATATTCTGATATTGATGCCACTTGGGGATGGGACAGTGATCTTAATACTTGGTTTTATGGACATACGTTATATGCGTTATCTACTTATGATCCTGTTACTAAATCGGATCTTCCATTATTATTTCGTTATACCCAAGCAAAACGTCACGATAGTATTTCAGGCATTGTTTCACTAGCAGAGCTTAGAGAAGTTTCTCCCGAACTTCCCATAAGCAATATCTGCTTTGACTCTGCTAATGACAATTATCCCACCTATGAATTACTCAAAGAATGGGGAATAAATCCTTTCATTGACTTAAATTCCAATCGTGGAAAAGCTGCTACGCTTCCGAAAGCAATCAGCATAACAGATAAAGGAATCCCTATCTGTATTGGTAGTAATGAAATGATTTATGACGGCTTTTGCAAAAGCCGTTCACGCCATAAATGGCGTTGCCCTCTAGCATGTGGCAAAATTGATGAATGTTCTCACAAGAATCAATGCTCACCATCTAAATATGGGCGAGTAATTTATACAAAACCGGACTGGGATTTACGTCTATTCACTACAGTACCTAGAGGTACAAAAAAGTGGAAAGAAACCTATAAAACCAGAACCTGTTCTGAACGGATTAATAACCGCATCTTGAATGATTATAAGCTTCATCAGATGCAAATTCGCGGTAAAAAAAGATATTCATTTTTTACCATGATGATTGGAATAAATATTCATCTTGATGCAAGAATCAAATTATAA